The DNA sequence ACCACGCAGCTGCCGCTGCGCGCCAGCAGCACCGCCCGAACCGTCGCCAGGGTCTCGGCGACCCGCTCCGGCGGCGTCGACCCGGGAAGTACGGCGTGCACCAGGCCGGTGCCGACCGAGCCGCGAACACCGATGGGCGCGCCGACCGCGTCGCGCACCGCGTAGATCGCGGCGTGCAGGTGCGCGGCCGGTACGTCGAGCCGCAGAGCGATATCGGTGGCGGTGAACGGGTAACGCCGCCACCAGACCGGCGGTCGGGCGGTGTCGACGGCGTCCCCGCCGAGCAGTGCCGCCGCCCGGCCGGCGCGTTGCCGGTTCAGACCCGGCTCGCCCTCGAACAGCACCGCGAGCTGCCCGCCGGGCGGCACCTGGGACGGCCGGACGGTACGCGCGGGGTGTGCCGGCAGATCCAGCTCGACCGCCACCGGGTGCAGCCCGTCGACGGTCAGCTCGCCGACCAGGTCGCGTACCTCCAGCGGGGTGTGCACGGTGCGTCGCACCCAGCGTCGGTCGGCCGGCACCGGCTGCAGCCGGACCGTCGCGGCGACCAGCACCGCCAGGGCCCCCTGCGAACCGCAGAGCAGGTGGGGCAGTTCGTCATCGGCGTCAGTCTCCGACGCCGCCCGGACCAGCCGCCCGGCGGCGTCGACGTAGTCGACCCCGGTCACGTGCCGGCACGGCGGACCGTGCCGATGGCTCAACGGTCCGGTCTCGTCGGTGGCGACGATCCCGCCGACCGTCGCCGACGCGGAGGGCGGGTCCAGCGGCATCCGCCAGCCGGCCCGGCCGACGGCCTGCTGGGCGGTGTGCAGCGGGGTGCCCGCGCCGACCCGGACGGTGCGTGATCCTGGCGGGCGGTGCCAGACGCCGACCAGCCGGGAGGTGTCCAGCACGATGTCCACCTGGGACGGAGGAGTCCACCAGTCCAATTTGCTGCCGGAGCCGCGGGGGATCAGGGTCAGATCCCGATCGGCGCACAGCCGCAGCACCTCGGCGGTCGCCGAGGCCGTGCCCGGTGCCGCTACCCAACGCGGAGCGGCGGCCGCCACCTCATCGTCGGGGCCAGCCTCGCGCACGTGCGCGGCACCACAGATCTCAGCCAGTCGAGCGGCCACGTCCTGAATCACCGTCGAGTCACCCCCCGCGCTGATCGTACACGTGTTCTAATCGATCCGGTTGGCCGTGCGGCGTGCCGCCGCGACCGGGCGGCCCGCTCCGGGCGGTACCGTGGCCGGGTGACGACCCAGACACCGGTTCCGCCGACCGCCAAGCGTGTCCCGACCGAGCGCGTCCACCACGGCGACACGGTCGTCGACGACTACGCATGGCTCGCCGCCAAGGACGACCCGGACACGATCGCCTACCTGCAGGCGGAGAACGCCTACACCGAGGGTGCCACGGCGCACCTCGCCGCGCTGCGCGAAACACTGTTCGGCGAGACGAAGCGGCGCACCCAGGAGACCGACCTGTCGGTGCCGACCCGCAAGGGCGACCACTGGTACTACACCCGCACCGTCGAAGGCCAGCAGTACGGCATCCACTGCCGGCTCGCGGTCCGGCCCGGCGAGTCGGCCCCGCCGGCCACTGTCGACGGCGTGTCGATCGACGGCGAGGAGATCCTGCTCGACGGCAACGCCCTCGCCGAGGGGCACGACTTCTTCGCGCTGGGCACCTTCGACGTCAGCCCGGACGGCCGCTGGCTGGCGTACTCCACCGACTTCTCCGGCGACGAGCGCTTCACCCTGCGGATCAAGGACCTGTCCACCGGCGAGGTGCTGCCCGACGAGGTGCCGTCGACCTTCTACGGCACCGCCTGGGCGGCTGACGGCAGCGCGCTGTTCTACCTGACCGTGGACGACGCGTGGCGCCCGTACCGGGTCTGGCGCCACCAGATCGGCACCGGTGCGGACCGCGACGTCGTCGTCCACCAGGAGGACGACGAGCGGTTCTGGGTCGGCGTCGAGCTGACCCGCTCCGAGCGGTTCATCCTGATCGACGCGCACAGCAAGACCACCAGTGAGGTACGGGCACTGCCGGCCACCGACCCGACCGCCGAGCCGGTGGTCATCGCCCCGCGTCGGCAGGGGGTGGACTACTCGGTCGAGCACCACGGGCACCGCTTCCTGATCCTGCACAACGACGGCGCCGAGGACTTCGCCCTCGCGTACACCTCTGTGGACGCCCCCGGCGACTGGGTGCCGCTGATCGGGCACACCCCCGGCACCCGGCTCGAATCGGTGGACGCGTTCGCCAACCACCTGGTGGTGTCGCTGCGTACTGACGGACTGACCGGGCTGCGGGTGCTCCCGGTCGGCAGCACCGACACCTTCGACATCGAGTTCCCCGAACCGATCTACAGCGTCGGGCTGGACGCCAACCCCGAGTACACCACCACCAGCCTGCGGATCCGGTACACCTCGCTGATCACCCCCGACTCCATCTACGACTACGACCTGGTCACCCGTGACCTGGCGCTGCGCAAGCGCAAGCCGGTGCTCGGCGGCTACGACCCGGCCGGCTACGAGCAGCACCGGGAATGGGCGGTCGCCGACGACGGCACCCGGGTGCCGATCTCGGTGGTGTGCCGCGCCGGGACCCCCCGGGACGGTTCCGCGCCGTGCGTGATCTACGGGTACGGGTCGTACGAGATCAGCATGGACCCGTGGTTCTCGGTGCCCCGGCTGTCGTTGCTGGACCGTGGCGTGGTGTTCGCCGTCGCGCACGTGCGGGGCGGCGGTGAGCTGGGCCGGCGTTGGTACGACGACGGCAAGATGATGGCCAAGAAGAACTCGTTCACCGACTTCGTGGCCTGCGCCCGACACCTGGTGAAGGCCGGCTGGACCACCTCGGACCGGCTGATCGCCCGGGGCGGCTCGGCCGGTGGGCTGCTGATGGGCGCGGTGGTCAACCTCGCCCCGGACGCGTTCGGCGGGATCGTGGCGCAGGTGCCGTTCGTGGACGCGCTGAACACGATCCTCGACCCGACGCTGCCGTTGACGGTCACCGAATGGGAGGAATGGGGCAACCCCCTGGAGGACCCCGACGTGTACGCGTACATGCGCTCGTACACCCCGTACGAGAACGTCGCCGCCGTCGACTACCCGCCGATCCTGGCCGTGACCAGCCTCAACGACACCCGGGTCTTCTACCACGAGCCGGCGAAGTGGGTGGCGAAACTGCGCGCGGTCGCCCCCGGTGGGTCGTACCTGCTGAAGACGGAGATGGGTGCCGGTCACGGCGGCCCGAGCGGGCGCTACGACGCCTGGCACGAGGAGGCCTTCGTCACGGCCTGGATCCTGGACCGGGTGGGGCTGGCCGGCTGACCCGGCCGGCGGACGGGACCCGCCGTCGCCGCGATGACGCCGGCTGCGGCGGGTTCCCGACGGCCTTGGGATTATGGTGGCTGAGCAACGAACTCCCGGTCCTGCGCGGACGACAGCAAGTGGAGTACCGTTCGAGCGGAATGGCTGGAGGTCTCGAATGTCCCTGACGGTGCAGACGGAGCAGCGTGGCGACGTCGTCGTCGTGTCGGTCGGTGGTGAGTTGGACATGGCCACCGCACCCCAACTCCAGGACCAGATAACGGATCTACTGGACAAAGGTCGCAGTCGGCTGGTCTTCGATCTGGCCGACGTGTCGTTCTGCGACTCCACCGGTCTGTCGGTCTTCGTCCGGGCGAAGAACGGGTGCGACGAGGCCGGCGGCGTCGTCCGGCTCGCCGCACCGCAGCGCGGGGTGCTGCGCATCCTGGAGGTCAGCGGCCTGGTCGAGGTCCTACAGACCTTCCCGACCGTCGACGAAGCGGTCTCGGCTCCCCAGCCGGCTCCGGCCGACTGACTGACGCGGCGGTGCCCGCCTCGTCCTCGATCCAGCGGGGCCGGGCGATCGCCCAGCCCGTGCCGGTCTGCACCAGTAGCGCCACACCGAGCAGACCGATCGGCACCAACCAGCCGCCGGTCTGCTCGTACAGCAGACCGACCGAGAGCGGGCCGAGCGCGGCGATCAGGTAACCGGTGCTCTGGGTGAACGCCGACAACGACACCACGCCGGCCCCGGTCCGCGCCCGGAGCCCGATCATCGCCAGCGCCAGCGGGAAGGTGCCCTGGCCGAGCGCGAGCAGCACCATCCACACCAGGGCACCCTCGTACGGCAGCCAGAGCAGCCCCGCGTAGCTGAGCGCGGACGCCACGGCGGTACCGAGCACCAGCGGCCGCAGACTCGACATCCGGGTGGCCAGCGTCGGCATCAGCAGCGCGATCGGGACAGCGACCGCAGTGACCCCGGCCAGCAGCAGCCCGGCGGTCTCCGGCCGGAAACCGGCGTCGCGGAACACCTGCGCCAGCCAACCCATCTGGGCGTACGCGCCGAACGACTGCGCGCCGAAGAAGCCCGCCATCAGCCAACCGAGCCGGGTCCGACCCGGCCGGATCACTGCCGTCGCGCCCGGCCCCGCCAGCGGCCGCAGACCGGTGCCCTGCTTTGTCGCACCGACGACCGTGGCCGCCGGGCGTCGCCGGTCCCGCCAGGCGACCGGCACCCAGAACGCAGCGGCGGCGACGGCGATCAGCGCCCAGAAGCCGAGCCCGGCCCGCCAACTGCCGGCCGCGTGGGCGATCGGGACCGCGGTGCCGGCCGACACCGACGCACCGATCGTCAACGACATCATGTACGCGCCGGTGACCAGTCCGGCCCGGTGCGGGAAGTACTGCCGGACCAGCATCGGCAGCAGCACGTTCGCCACCGCGATCCCGGCCAGGGCCAGGGCGCTGGTCGCCACGAACAACCAGGCGGAGCTGGTGGTGACCCGGAGCAGTTGACCGGTGGCGAGCGCCGCCATCGAGGCCACCAGCAGCCGTGGGGGCGAGAATCGGCGGACCAGCCAGGGGGTGAACGCGCCGACCGAGGCGAAGGCCAACGCCGGCAGCATGGTCACCACGCCGGCCAGCAGGCCGGACAGTGCCAGGCCGGTACGGACCTCGTCCAGCAGCGGGCCGAGGCTGGTGATCGCGAGCCGCAGGTTGAGCGCGACGAGGATCATCGCGATCAGCACCACGACCGTGCCGCGCCGGCCGGCCCCGGTGGTCGCCGTCCCGGCCGGCGAGGTGGCCGGCACCGGCCGGGTCCGCCCAGTCGTGGTTGGCCCAGTCGTGCTTGGCCCAGTCGTGGTTGGCCCAGTCGTGGTTGGCCCCGGCACGGCCCGCCCCGATGAGGTCTGCCTCGGCACGGTCGACCCCGGTGCGGTCCGGGTAGCCGGGCGGCCGGTGAGGGCGGTTGGCGGAGTCATGTCGACCATCCTAAAATCATGGGATGATTTATGGTCGGGTGATGTAACCGATGACACCCTCGGCAGCTTCCCCGCCGGCATCAGCCGGCCAGCCCGGCACTTCCCGCAGGTCCCGGCAGACTCTGGTCCGGCAGGCGATCGATTCGCTGCGCGAGCAGATCGCCGCCGGCGACTGGCCGCTCGGCACCCGGATCCCGACCGAACCACGGCTGGCCGAAGCGCTCGGCGTCGGGCGCAACACGGTCCGGGAGGCGGTACGCGCGTTGGTGCACGCCGGTGTGCTGGAGTGTCGGCAGGGCTCCGGCACCTACGTGATCTCCACCGACGAGTTGGCCGGCGCGGTGGCCCGCCGCTGCGCCGCCGCCGATTGGCGGGAGACCGTGGAGGTCCGCCGGGCGTTCGAGGTCGAGGCGGCCCGGCTGGCGGCGCAGCGGCGTACCCCGGCTGACGTGGCGTCGCTGGACGCGGCGCTGGCCGATCGCGAGGCGGCCTGGCGCGGGGGCGATCTGGCCCGGTTCGTCGACGCGGACCTGACGCTGCACCGGGCGATCATGGCCGCCGCGCACAATGTGATGCTGTCCGAGTTGTACGACTCGATCGGTGCCGCGATGCGGGCAACCGTCGCCGAGGCGGTCGGCCCGGACCTGCACCCGGACCGGCACGTCGACCACGCCCGGCTGGTCGCGGCGATCCGCGACGGTGACCCGGAGCGGGCGGCCCGAGAGGCGGCCGCCTACCTCGGCACCGACTGACCCGCGACCGCTTACGCAAGACCGGCCCGTGACGCTCACGCGACGAGGGCCGGACCCCGGGGGGCGGGGTCCGGCCCTCGCGCTGACCAGCGGCGCTGCGCGGTGGTGCCGCGCTGCGGCGCGCTGCTCCGGTGCTGCTGCGGATGGTGCGGTGGGTCAGCTGTTCCAGTGCTGGGCGACCAGCTCGGCGGCCTGGGTCTCCCACTGCGCATAGTGGAACGGATACGCCGATACCTGGACGGTCTGGGCGGCGTCGGTCAGCGGCATGTCCTGCCAGCCGTCGACGGCCTTGAGCCCGTTCAGGAACGCGGTGGTGGAGTACTCGACGTCGGTGATCTGCTCCACCGTGCCCCAGCCCGACGACGGACGCTGCTGGAACAGGCCCTGCGAGTCGTGGTCGTTGCGGTCACCCAGGTGGCCCAGGTTCTCCAGCTTCGACTCCTGCAGGGCGGTGGCGATCGCGACCACGGCGGCCCGCTCGTCCATGCCGGCCTTCCTGGTGGCGGCGATGATGCCCTTGACGTTGTCGGTCTGCTCGCCGGACAGGTCGATCCGGGACTGCTCGCCCTGCACACCGTGCGGGGTCAGCTTGCCGGTGTCGACGCTGTCGCTGGTGTCGACGCTGTCGCTGGTGGCGCCGGTGTCACTGGTGGTGACGACGGTGTCCGTGGTGGCGGCCTGGACGCCGGGGGTGTGCTGGGCGGCCAGGGCGGGCGCGGCGATCGCGCCGCCGGCCAGGGCCAGCCCGGCGATGCCGAGGGCGGTGTTACGCAGCTTGTCGCGGAGGGTACCGGTGATGATCGTGTTCATGGGGGGTCCACCTCTCCGTGCCGGGGGGATCGCCGTTCCAGGTGGTCGTGCGGTGCGGGGGCGGACCATGCACAACGACCGCCGGTCACCAGGCATTCCACCGCGCTGCCGGGGGCCGGGCGACGGGGCGTGCGCCAGCGGGGCGGGCAGCTCGTCGCGGTAGGTTGTCGACCGATATTCCGCTCAGCTGCCGGGAGTGCCCCTCATGATCAACGGCTTCAAGAATTTCATCCTGCGCGGGAACGTTGTCGACCTGGCGGTCGGCATCGTCATCGGTGCGGCGTTCACCGCCGTGGTGACCCAGTTGACCAAGTCGTTCCTCGAGCCGTTCATCAGGCTGCTGGCCGTCCTGCTGACCGGCGAGGAGGGCATCGGCGGTGTCGGGTTTGAGTACCGTGGCGTGGTCTTCGACTGGCCGGCCTTCGTCAACGCGGTGATCACTTTTGTGCTCACCGCCGCCGCGCTGTACTTCCTGGTGGTCATGCCGATGAACCGGCTCGCGGAGCGTCGGCGTCGGGGCGAGGAGCCGCCGCCGGCCGCGCCGAGCGAGGAGATCAAGTTGCTGACCGAGATCCGGGACGCTCTGGTGACCCGCCGCACCGACCGGTGACCTCGAAAAACTCTCCGTAGTTGCCCTATCACTCCCAGCAGTTGAAAAATGACGGCGGCGGGACGTGATCTGCGTGACACTTGACACATGGAGCAGCTAGCCGGGATCACGTCCCAGGACTGCGCAACCCCTACCCGACCCGTCGCCGACCTTGGTCGACCGACCGCCCAACCCGCTGGTGGGCGGGCGGTAGCGACCCTTGTCCGGCCCCGCTGTGACGACCCCACCTGCGGCACCTGCTACCAGCGGCCGGAGACGGACTGACCGCCGTACCCGGGTCGGTCGCCCGATCCGGTGGCCATCCACCACCGCCGTACCCATTCGAACAGATGTTCGATAGGGTCCGTCGGGTGGAGCAGCGTAAACACTGGTGGAACGGCAGTTGGGGGCGGCTGGCCCGGCGGGACGTGTTCCTCCGCGCCGACGCCGACCGGTGGTTCGTCGAGGCCCGGGTCGGCGGCGCCGAGGGCAGGTCCCGGTTCACCGAGTACGACACCGAGGAGTCCGCGTACGACGCGGTCCGTCGCCTGATCGACGGCCCCGGCGCCTGGCGCGAGGTCTCCGACGGACGGTTTGTCGCACGCCGACACGGGGAACCGGACGTCCATGAACGCGGCTGACGCATCTGTGACAGACCGGATCACCACCGGCATGCCGGTGATCGACGTACGGGGCGAGGAGATCGGCACCGTCGCCCTGGTCCGTCCGGCGGATCCGAACGCGGTGACGGTGGAAGGCGCGGTCGACCCGCAGGACGCGATCGGTGACGAGGTGCCCCACCCGCAGGTGGGCGACGAGCCGGCCACCGCGCCCGACGTGGCGGCCCGGCTGCTGCGTACCGGCTTCATCAAGATCAGCACGACGGAGCCGGCAGCGTTGCCGGGTGGTGTCGGCTACGCCAGCGTCGAACAGCTGGCGGCGGTCGACGCCGGAGTAGTCCGTCTCGCGGTGCCCCGGTCCGAGGTGACACCGCCGGCCTGACCGGCGGTATGGTCACTGACCGGACCGGCAGGCGGGCGGCGGGCCCGGCCGGGCTGCCGATCGGGCGGCCGGGCCGGCAGCGGACCTCGGTGATCCGGGCCGGCTGCTGGCCTGGGCGGTCCGGCGGGTGGTCCGCGACGGTGGGAGGCGACGTGGCGCGCGGTGGTGTCTTCTGCATCGAGGGGCAGTGGCATCGCGACCTGAACGAGCGCGGCTCGGTGCTGCCAACCCTGGAGCTGCTGGAACGGCTCAGCCGGATCCGGTTCATCCACCGCGACGCCGCCACCCCCGACGAGCTGGCCTACTTCCTGGACCGCTGGCTGCTGCGCCAGTACGCCGACTACCGGGTCGGCTTCTTCGCGATGCACGGCGAGCCGACCAAACTGTGCCTGACCGAACGGCACCACGTCGACCTGGACGACGTGGCCGAGCAGATGGCCGGCCGGTGCGCCGGCAAGCGGCTGTACTTCGGCAGCTGTTCGGTGCTGCGCGCCTCCGACGCCCGGATGCGCGAGTTCCTCGCCACCACCGGGGCCTCGCTGATCTGCGGCTACACCCGGGAGGTCGACTGGGTGGAGTCGGCGGCGTTCGAGACGGTGCTGCTCGACGTGCTCGCCAACGGGGTCTACAACAACGCCGCTGAGCTGCGGATGGGCTCGTCGCACTGGGCGCCGCTGGCGGCGTACCTGGGCTTCCGGATCGTCTACGCCAACGGCCGGACCTGGCGCCCGGCGGGTCGGCAACGCGGGTCGGCTGGCCGGCAGCCGGCACCGGCAGGGCCCGAGCAGGCGACAGCCGGCCCCCAGCAGGTGCCGGCGCAGGGCGGCAGGGCCCGGAGCGGCGCGCGGAGCAAACCTTCGGGCATCGCGCGGAAAGATCGATAGCTAGCAAGTCCACCTGGCCGAATCTGTTCGCGGCCGAGTGCGATTCCCTGCCGAGGTTGTCACCGGACTGCGACCGCACGCAACGTGGAGCGGGCGTGGGAGTTGGTGTCCGCCGGGGTGGCTACCGTGGCCGGCTTCGAGAGCTGACCGCACCACTGCGCCAAGATCATGTGAGCACTATGGACCTCACCCCGCTGTTCAGAGGTCCACAGCGCTCACATGATCTTGGGACTTCGGTGGTCAATGGTCTGCGACACCGGTGCGTCACGCCGATGGGATCAGCTGCTGACCAGCCGAAGCTCGTCGTGCAGACTGCGGGCGACGTACGCCATCGAGGCCTCGGCCTCCGGCTGCACCATCGCCGGCACCCGGGATTCGGTCAGCGCGGCGACCGCGTAGATCTGGCCGTTGGCGTGTTCCACGACGCCGATCTCGTGCCGCAGGTTGAGCAGAGTGCCGGTCTTTGACGACCAGCGGGCCGCATCGGAGCTGAAATCGGGGGCGAGTCGCTGCCGCAGCACGTTGTCACCCATCAGTTCGCGCACCCGGCCGGCAACCTGTTGGTTCATTCTGGTCGGCAGCCAGAGCTCGTGCAGGAGGTCGACGAAAGCGCGGGCCGATCCGGTACTGGCCCGGCTGACGTCGAGTTGGGCGACCGGGTGGCCGTGGCCGGGGGTTGCCGCGCCGATGGCCAGCGACTGCGCCAGGTGACTCTCCTGCGGGGCGAACCGTTCGGCAGGGGTGTCGGTCAGGTCACTGATCGGGTGCCGGACGATGATCCCGGACAATCCGAGCCGGCGCAGCCCGATGGTGACCTCCGCCGGCGGTGTGAGGTTGAACAACGCGTCGGCGGCGGCACCGTCGCTGATCGCCGTACTGAGATAGAGCAGGTCCTCGACGGCCACCGTGGCCGGGTGGCGGAACTTGCTCAACCCGGTCGGGCCGGGCACGGCGACCCGGTTCGGGCGCACCAGGATCGGCGCCGCCGGATCGAGTTCCCCTCGGTGGATCCGGTCCAACGTGACAACCGCGAGCGGCACGCGCAACGACATCGCCGTGATCTGGCCGCCCGACGGTCAGCCGATCGTGCTGGCGGTGCTTTCCGACCGGGAAAGCCCGGACGCCGAGTACGACAACGCGCTGATCGCACAGGCCGCGCAGGTCGTCGTCGCCGCGCTGCGACCGTGAGACCGGGCCGGCGGTGAGACCGGTCCGGCCGTAAATCCCAGGTTCGAAGCGGGTCAGTCGGGGGCCAGGCGGTGGGTGAGTGCGGTGTGCCGGCGACCGGCCCCGGCGGTCCGGACCGCGATCGCGATCGCCTTGCGGGATCCGACCAGCACGACGAGTTTCTTCGCCCGGGTCACCGCCGTGTAGAGCAGGTTGCGCTGCAGCAGCGTGTACGAGCTCATCGTCACCGGGATGACCACCGCCGGGTACTCGCTGCCCTGTGAGCGGTGCACGGTGATCGCGTACGCGTGCTGCAACTCGTCCAGCTCGTCGAACTCGTACTCGATGTCCTCGTCCTCGTCGGTGCGGACGGTGAGTTTGCGCTCCTCGGTGCTGACTGCGGTGACCACCCCGATGGTGCCGTTGAAGACTCCGGCGGTGCCCTTGTCGTAGTTGTTGCGGATCTGGATGACCTTGTCGTTGATCCGGAACACCCGGGCGCCGTGCCGCCGCTCGGGTCGGTCGTCGCGCGGCGGTGCGAGCGCCTCCTGCAGGGCGGTGTTGAGGTTGCCGGCGCCGGCCGGGCCCCGGTGCATCGGGCTGAGCACCTGGATGTCGCGGGCCGGCACCCGGAACTTGCGCGGGATCCGCCGGGCGACGATGTCCACCACCAGGCCGGCGACCGCCTCCGGCTCGTCGGCGGCGAACAGGAAGAAGTCGGCCATGCCGTCGGTGCGTGGCTGCTCACCGGCGTTGATCCGGTGCGCGTTGACCACCACCCCGGACTCCTGGGCCTGCCGGAAGATCCGGGTCAGCCGGACCTGCGGTACGGCCGGGGCGGCGAGCACGTCGCGCAGCACCTCGCCGGCACCGACCGACGGCAACTGGTCGACGTCGCCGACCAGCAGCAGGTGGGCGCCGGGTGCCACCGCCTTGACCAGCTTGTTGGCCAGGATCAGGTCGAGCATCGAGGCCTCGTCGACGACGATCAGGTCGGCGTCGATCGGGTTGTCCCGGTCGTACGTCGGATCGCCGCCCGGCCGCAGCTGCAGCAGCCGGTGCACGGTGGCGGCCGGGTGGCCGGTGAGCTCGGTCATCCGCTTCGCGGCTCGGCCGGTCGGCGCGGCCAGCACGATCTTGGCACCTTTGGCGGCGGCCAGCGTGATGATCGACTTGACGGTGAACGACTTGCCGCAGCCCGGCCCGCCGGTGAGCACCGCCACCTTCGAGGTCAGCGCCAGGCGTACCGCCTGCTCCTGCTCGGGGGCGAGGTCGGCGCCGGTGCCGGCGCGCAGCCAGGCCAACGCCCGCCCCCAGTCGACGTCGGCGAACGCCGACAACCGGTCGGCGCGGTGGTGCAGCAGCCGCAGCAGGCTGCCGGCCAGCGAGCATTCGGCGCGGTGGAACGGCACCAGGTAGACCGCCGGGATGGTGCCGCCCTCGCTGGTCGGGTTCGGCACCGCCTCGCGTACCACGCCTTCCTCGGCGACCAGCGCGGTGAGCGCGTCGCGGACCAGTTCGACGCCGACGCCGAGGATGCCGGCGGCGTCCGTACACAGGTTGGGCTCCGGCAGGTAGCAGTGGCCGTTGTCGGCGGCCTCGGAGAGGGTGTACTGAATGCCGGCCTTGATCCGTTCCGGGCTGTCGTGCGGGATGCCGACCGCCTGGGCGATGGTGTCGGCGGTCTTGAACCCGATGCCCCAGACGTCGGCGGCCAGCCGGTACGGCTCGTTGCGGACGATCGAGATCGACCCGTCGCCGTACTTCTTGTAGATCCGTACGGCGAGTGAGGTGGTGACCCCGACGCCCTGCAGGAAGATCATCACCTCTTTGATCGCCTGCTGTTCGATCCACGCCTTGGCGATCAGCGAGGTCCGTTTCGGCCCGAGCCCTGGAACCTCAACCAGCCGGCCTGGCTCTTCCTCGATGATCCGTAGCGTGTCGGCGCCGAAGTGGGCGACGATCCGGCCGGCCATCTTCGGCCCGATCCCCTTGATCAGGCCGGAGCCGAGGTAGCGTTCGATGCCCTGCACGGTGGCCGGCAGCACTGTGGTGTACGAGTGGACCTCGAACTGTCGGCCGTACTTCGGGTGCGACCCCCACCGGCCGACCAGCCGGATGCTCTCCCCGGGCTGTACGCCGAGCAGCGAGCCGACCACGGTCAGCAGGTCGGTGCCGGACCGCTCGGTGGCGACCCGGGCGATGGTGTAGCCGGTCTCCTCGTTGGCGTAGGTGATCCGTTCCAGGACCGCCTCCAGTACCGCTGCCGGAGGCCGGGTCGGCGGCGCGGCGGAGCGCGTGGCCGAGGGCATGGCTGGCGGCGCGGCGGCCGAGGGCGTGGCCGGGGCGGCGGTGGGTCCGGTGGTGGCGGTCACCGGTCGATTATCCGACCGGCGTGTCGGCGTACCCGCTCGCCTGCAGTTCGAACAGTTCCCGGTACAGCCCGTCGGCGGCGAGTAGCTCGTCGTGCGTACCGGCTTCGATCAGCCGACCCGACCGCAGCACGTAGATCCGGTCGGCCTGGCGGACGTTCGCCAGCCGGTGGGTGATCAGCACGACAGTCCGGTCGGGTCGGCGTTTGAGCTGCTGGAACAGGGCGTGTTCGGCGCGGGCGTCCAGCGCCGCCGACGGTTCGTCGCAGATCAGCAGCGGCGCGTCGCGGTAGATGCCACGGGCGGCGACCAGCCGCTGCCACTGGCCACCGGACAGGTCGTGGCCCTCCCGGAAGTTGCGGTCGAGCAGCGTCTGATAGCCGCGGGGCAGGCTTTCGATCATGTCATGGGCGGTGGCGGCGGTCGCCGCATCCACCATGGACGGCCGCGACCGGTCGCTCACCGCCCGGTCACCCACCGCGTGGTCGAGGTCCGGCTGACCGGACCCTGACCGGTCGTGGCCCGGCCGGCCGATGGTGATGTTCTGCCCGGCGGTGAACGGGAACCGCCACCAGTCCTGGCTCACCACCGCGACCTGGCCGGCGAGCCGCTGCGGGTCGATCTCGTCGATGTCGACGCCGTCCCAGCGGATGGTGCCGCTGCTCGGCCGGTACAGCCCGGCGATCAGTTTGGCCAGGGTCGACTTTCCAGAGCCGTTCTCGCCGACCAGCGCGATCACCTCACCCCGGCGCAGGGTCAGGCTGACCCCGTCGACCGCCGGCCGGTCGGTGTCCGGGTAGCTCAGGCTGACGCCGTCCAGCTCGATCTCGTCGTACCCGCCGATCCGCCGTC is a window from the Solwaraspora sp. WMMD792 genome containing:
- a CDS encoding ATP-dependent RecD-like DNA helicase; amino-acid sequence: MPSATRSAAPPTRPPAAVLEAVLERITYANEETGYTIARVATERSGTDLLTVVGSLLGVQPGESIRLVGRWGSHPKYGRQFEVHSYTTVLPATVQGIERYLGSGLIKGIGPKMAGRIVAHFGADTLRIIEEEPGRLVEVPGLGPKRTSLIAKAWIEQQAIKEVMIFLQGVGVTTSLAVRIYKKYGDGSISIVRNEPYRLAADVWGIGFKTADTIAQAVGIPHDSPERIKAGIQYTLSEAADNGHCYLPEPNLCTDAAGILGVGVELVRDALTALVAEEGVVREAVPNPTSEGGTIPAVYLVPFHRAECSLAGSLLRLLHHRADRLSAFADVDWGRALAWLRAGTGADLAPEQEQAVRLALTSKVAVLTGGPGCGKSFTVKSIITLAAAKGAKIVLAAPTGRAAKRMTELTGHPAATVHRLLQLRPGGDPTYDRDNPIDADLIVVDEASMLDLILANKLVKAVAPGAHLLLVGDVDQLPSVGAGEVLRDVLAAPAVPQVRLTRIFRQAQESGVVVNAHRINAGEQPRTDGMADFFLFAADEPEAVAGLVVDIVARRIPRKFRVPARDIQVLSPMHRGPAGAGNLNTALQEALAPPRDDRPERRHGARVFRINDKVIQIRNNYDKGTAGVFNGTIGVVTAVSTEERKLTVRTDEDEDIEYEFDELDELQHAYAITVHRSQGSEYPAVVIPVTMSSYTLLQRNLLYTAVTRAKKLVVLVGSRKAIAIAVRTAGAGRRHTALTHRLAPD